In Haemophilus parainfluenzae, one genomic interval encodes:
- the miaA gene encoding tRNA (adenosine(37)-N6)-dimethylallyltransferase MiaA, giving the protein MTQKTDSKPTALFLMGPTASGKTDLAIQLRQSLPVEVISVDSALIYKGMDIGTAKPSKEELALAPHRLIDILDPAESYSAMNFRDDALREMADITAQGKIPLLVGGTMLYYKALIEGLSPLPSADENLRLEIEEKAQELGWPALHQELQKIDPVSADRINPNDSQRINRALEVFYLTGKSLTELTEQKGEKLPYQFLQFAIAPEDRAVLHQRIEQRFHKMIELGFQEEVEKLYQREDLHPDLPSIRCVGYRQMWEYLRGDYDHEEMVFRGICATRQLAKRQITWLRGWKTPLNWLDSLQPQQAKEIVLRKIDEHFKG; this is encoded by the coding sequence ATGACACAAAAAACTGACTCCAAACCAACCGCACTTTTTCTGATGGGACCGACGGCCTCAGGAAAAACAGATCTTGCTATTCAATTACGTCAAAGCCTGCCAGTGGAAGTGATCAGTGTCGATTCTGCATTAATTTATAAAGGCATGGATATTGGTACGGCAAAGCCTTCTAAAGAAGAACTTGCTCTTGCTCCTCACCGCTTAATCGATATTTTAGATCCCGCTGAAAGTTATTCTGCGATGAATTTTCGTGACGATGCGCTCAGAGAAATGGCTGATATTACCGCGCAAGGCAAAATTCCACTTTTGGTTGGTGGCACGATGTTGTATTACAAAGCATTGATTGAGGGACTTTCCCCCCTTCCATCTGCTGATGAAAATTTACGCTTAGAGATTGAAGAAAAAGCGCAAGAACTTGGCTGGCCTGCTCTTCATCAAGAATTACAAAAAATTGATCCTGTTTCAGCAGATCGTATCAATCCAAATGATTCACAGCGTATTAATCGTGCATTAGAAGTATTCTATTTAACGGGCAAATCATTAACGGAATTAACCGAACAAAAAGGCGAAAAATTGCCTTATCAATTTTTACAATTCGCGATTGCACCAGAAGATCGTGCGGTATTACATCAACGTATCGAACAACGTTTCCATAAAATGATCGAATTAGGTTTCCAAGAAGAGGTTGAAAAACTCTATCAACGAGAAGATCTCCATCCTGATTTGCCTTCTATCCGCTGTGTGGGCTATCGCCAAATGTGGGAATATTTACGAGGTGACTATGATCATGAAGAAATGGTCTTCCGCGGTATTTGTGCAACTCGACAATTAGCAAAACGACAAATCACCTGGCTACGCGGCTGGAAAACACCATTAAATTGGCTAGATAGTCTGCAACCGCAACAAGCCAAAGAAATCGTATTACGCAAGATTGACGAACATTTTAAGGGGTAA
- the glnE gene encoding bifunctional [glutamate--ammonia ligase]-adenylyl-L-tyrosine phosphorylase/[glutamate--ammonia-ligase] adenylyltransferase, producing MVLSLPLSTEKLIQLGEVLCQHFPEMNLDEITQQIERDATELTTTIGQINYAISLSDFLEKVLKKQPHFLAQWWQTPPQFSDCQHYASRLADQLSTIQNEEQLYKTLRNFRNQEMAKLSFCQSLNLATVEEIFIRLSQLAESLIIGARDWLYKQACEEMGTPCDENGNPQQLYILGMGKLGGFELNFSSDIDLIFTYPSQGETVGARRAIDNAKFFTRLGQRLINALDQFTPDGFVYRTDMRLRPFGDSGALALSFSAMEQYYQDQGRDWERYAMIKGRILGADEQDPNVKTLQQLLRPFVYRRYIDFSVIQALREMKGKIEREVRRRGLKDNIKLGAGGIREIEFIVQVFQLIRGGREIKLQQHELLKLLPEIRDLGLITSQQYHELRDAYIFLRRSENVLQAIDDQQTQLLPTDEENRLRLMIACREYTYLDENNQATTKSYPIENWDDFYQTLQTHQQKVRSVFDALIGEEKDEHSDDNNQWIDFLESDLDDIEQMLVDNHIDEDAISDTLDKLIQFKEGLARRVIGSRGREVLAHLLPNIFPQIFEQKNYRTLLPRILNIVDRIASRTTYLELLLENPQAIEQLIELCAQSQMIAEQVARHPILLDELLKTEALRNPLPFTQYPDELKQYMLRLPQDDEDQFIDGLRQFKQSILLRVAAADILGVLPVMKVSDHLTYLAEAIIDAVVNFAWQQVSQRFGVPEHLVDKTEKGFLVIGYGKLGGIELGYKSDLDLVFLYQAVEGVTVGGKKSIDSNQFYLRLAQKIVSIFSMNTSAGILYDVDMRLRPSGDAGLLGCSLQAFENYQLNEAWTWEKQALVRSRAIFGETELKAEFEKIRCNVLSAQRDINQLKIEVREMREKMYDHLSHTKEGFFNIKTDRGGITDIEFIAQYLMLANAPANPTLTKWSDNVRIFDSMAEYHIISLTECEKLKSCYVTLRNKIHHLNLLGNPVIVDDSAFTEEREFVCSFWQKLFS from the coding sequence ATGGTGCTTTCACTTCCGCTTTCGACTGAAAAACTCATTCAACTTGGCGAAGTGCTTTGCCAACATTTCCCTGAAATGAATCTTGATGAAATAACCCAACAAATCGAGCGGGACGCGACAGAGCTCACGACAACAATCGGACAAATAAACTATGCTATCAGTCTGTCTGATTTCTTGGAAAAAGTCTTAAAAAAACAACCGCACTTTTTAGCCCAATGGTGGCAAACACCACCTCAATTTTCAGATTGTCAACATTATGCTAGCCGTTTAGCTGACCAACTCTCCACTATCCAAAACGAAGAACAGCTTTACAAAACGCTACGAAATTTTCGTAATCAAGAAATGGCAAAACTTAGTTTCTGTCAAAGCTTGAATCTTGCCACCGTAGAAGAAATTTTTATTCGTCTTTCTCAACTTGCAGAGAGTCTTATCATTGGTGCGAGAGATTGGCTGTACAAACAAGCTTGCGAAGAAATGGGCACGCCTTGCGATGAAAATGGCAACCCACAGCAACTCTATATTCTTGGCATGGGAAAATTAGGTGGTTTTGAACTAAATTTCTCCTCTGATATTGATTTAATTTTTACTTACCCTTCACAGGGAGAAACCGTTGGTGCAAGACGAGCCATTGACAACGCCAAATTTTTTACCCGTTTAGGACAACGTCTGATCAATGCTTTAGATCAATTCACGCCTGATGGTTTTGTCTATCGTACGGATATGCGCCTTCGCCCTTTTGGTGACAGCGGTGCGCTAGCCTTAAGTTTTTCTGCAATGGAACAGTATTACCAAGATCAAGGGCGAGACTGGGAACGCTATGCCATGATCAAAGGGCGTATTTTAGGAGCCGATGAGCAAGATCCCAATGTAAAAACCTTGCAGCAATTACTTCGCCCCTTTGTGTATCGACGCTATATTGATTTTAGTGTGATTCAAGCTTTACGTGAAATGAAAGGTAAAATCGAGCGCGAAGTACGTCGTCGTGGCTTAAAAGACAATATTAAGTTAGGCGCAGGCGGGATTCGAGAAATCGAATTTATTGTACAAGTTTTTCAACTGATTCGTGGTGGACGTGAGATCAAACTCCAACAACATGAATTGCTTAAACTTCTTCCTGAAATACGAGATCTCGGTTTAATTACGTCTCAACAATACCATGAATTAAGAGACGCTTATATCTTTCTACGACGTAGTGAAAACGTGCTTCAAGCCATTGATGACCAACAAACGCAACTTCTGCCAACAGATGAAGAAAATCGCCTTAGATTAATGATTGCTTGTCGAGAATACACTTATTTAGATGAAAACAATCAGGCTACGACAAAATCTTATCCAATTGAAAACTGGGATGATTTCTATCAAACACTACAAACACACCAACAAAAAGTGAGGTCAGTTTTTGATGCACTAATTGGTGAAGAAAAAGATGAACATAGCGATGACAATAATCAGTGGATTGATTTTTTAGAAAGTGATCTTGATGATATTGAACAAATGCTGGTCGATAACCATATTGATGAGGACGCGATTTCCGATACCTTAGATAAACTTATTCAATTCAAAGAGGGGCTTGCGCGCCGGGTTATTGGCTCTAGAGGTCGAGAAGTTTTAGCTCACTTATTGCCAAATATCTTCCCCCAAATATTTGAGCAAAAAAATTACCGCACTTTGTTGCCACGCATCCTCAATATTGTCGATAGAATTGCGAGTAGAACGACGTATTTAGAATTACTCTTAGAAAACCCCCAAGCCATTGAGCAGCTAATTGAATTGTGTGCGCAATCCCAGATGATTGCTGAGCAAGTGGCTCGTCACCCTATTCTACTCGATGAATTATTAAAAACTGAAGCGCTACGTAATCCATTACCATTCACACAGTATCCTGACGAATTAAAGCAATATATGCTGCGATTACCGCAAGACGATGAAGACCAATTCATTGACGGTTTACGCCAATTTAAACAGTCTATTTTATTACGTGTTGCAGCCGCTGATATTCTAGGCGTATTGCCTGTTATGAAAGTAAGCGATCATCTCACTTATCTGGCAGAAGCAATCATTGATGCCGTTGTCAATTTTGCTTGGCAACAAGTCAGTCAACGATTTGGTGTACCTGAACATCTAGTTGATAAAACAGAAAAAGGCTTTTTAGTCATTGGCTACGGTAAATTAGGCGGAATTGAACTCGGTTATAAATCTGATTTGGATTTAGTCTTTTTATACCAAGCTGTTGAAGGAGTGACTGTTGGTGGGAAGAAATCCATTGATAGCAATCAATTCTATTTAAGATTGGCTCAAAAAATTGTCAGCATCTTTAGTATGAATACCAGTGCAGGCATACTTTACGATGTTGATATGCGATTACGACCTTCAGGCGATGCGGGCTTACTAGGCTGTTCGCTTCAAGCATTTGAAAACTATCAACTCAATGAAGCTTGGACATGGGAGAAACAGGCACTTGTCCGCAGTCGTGCCATTTTTGGTGAAACTGAATTAAAAGCAGAATTTGAAAAAATTCGCTGTAATGTACTTTCTGCTCAAAGAGATATCAATCAGCTAAAAATTGAAGTAAGAGAAATGCGTGAAAAAATGTACGACCATTTATCTCATACAAAAGAAGGCTTTTTTAATATCAAAACAGATCGTGGTGGCATTACCGATATTGAATTTATCGCCCAATATCTGATGCTTGCAAATGCCCCAGCTAATCCAACATTAACAAAATGGTCTGATAACGTCCGCATCTTTGATTCCATGGCTGAATATCACATTATTTCTCTAACAGAATGTGAAAAGCTCAAATCCTGTTACGTGACATTGCGTAATAAAATTCATCACCTGAACTTATTAGGGAATCCTGTCATTGTTGATGATTCGGCGTTTACAGAAGAAAGGGAATTTGTTTGTTCTTTCTGGCAAAAGCTCTTTTCTTAA